In Streptomyces sp. NBC_00306, a single genomic region encodes these proteins:
- a CDS encoding glutathione-independent formaldehyde dehydrogenase, with the protein MKAVVYQGPFSVAVEDVEKPSIQHPNDVIVRITSTAICGSDLHMYEGRTAAEPGIVFGHENMGIIEDCGPGVTSLEEGDRVVMPFNVACGFCTNCIDGYTGYCLTVNPGFAGGAYGYVAMGPWTGGQAEYLRVPYADFNCLKLPPGEEHERDFILLADIFPTGYHGCELAQVRPGESVAVYGGGPVGLMAAYSAMLRGAKKVFVVDRVAERLAKAEEIGAVPVNFAEGDPIEQIKDQTGGVGTDKGVDAVGYQATAQGTDREEPATVLNSLVGTVRATGALGVPGLYVPADPGGPDEDSKKGMLLVSVGRLFEKGLRMGTGQCNVKRYNRFLRDMIIEGRAEPSFVVSHELPLDQAPSAYEKFDQRVEGYTKVVLHP; encoded by the coding sequence ATGAAGGCAGTCGTTTATCAGGGACCGTTCAGCGTAGCGGTCGAAGATGTTGAAAAGCCCAGTATTCAGCATCCCAACGATGTGATCGTCAGGATCACCTCCACCGCCATATGCGGCTCCGATCTGCACATGTACGAGGGCCGTACCGCTGCCGAGCCCGGCATCGTCTTCGGCCACGAGAACATGGGGATCATCGAGGACTGCGGTCCGGGAGTCACCTCTCTCGAGGAGGGCGACCGTGTGGTCATGCCCTTCAATGTCGCCTGCGGGTTCTGCACCAACTGCATCGACGGATACACCGGTTACTGTCTGACCGTCAATCCCGGTTTCGCGGGCGGTGCTTATGGATACGTCGCCATGGGCCCCTGGACCGGCGGCCAGGCGGAATACCTCCGCGTCCCCTACGCCGACTTCAACTGCCTGAAATTGCCGCCGGGTGAGGAGCACGAGCGCGATTTCATTCTGCTCGCCGACATCTTTCCCACCGGCTACCACGGCTGCGAACTCGCCCAGGTCCGTCCCGGCGAAAGCGTCGCGGTGTACGGCGGCGGTCCGGTCGGGCTCATGGCCGCCTATTCGGCCATGCTGCGCGGCGCGAAGAAGGTATTCGTCGTGGACCGGGTCGCCGAGCGTCTGGCGAAGGCCGAGGAGATAGGCGCGGTGCCGGTCAACTTCGCCGAGGGCGACCCGATCGAGCAGATCAAGGACCAGACCGGAGGCGTCGGCACGGACAAGGGTGTCGACGCCGTCGGCTACCAGGCGACGGCACAGGGCACGGACCGCGAGGAACCGGCGACCGTCCTGAACTCGCTCGTCGGCACGGTCCGGGCCACCGGTGCACTCGGAGTCCCGGGTCTGTACGTCCCAGCCGACCCCGGAGGCCCCGACGAGGACTCCAAGAAGGGCATGCTTCTCGTGTCGGTCGGCAGGCTCTTCGAGAAGGGTCTGCGGATGGGTACGGGGCAGTGCAACGTGAAGCGCTACAACCGCTTCCTGCGCGACATGATCATCGAAGGCAGGGCGGAGCCCAGCTTCGTCGTCTCCCACGAACTGCCCCTGGACCAGGCGCCTTCGGCGTACGAGAAGTTCGACCAGCGGGTCGAGGGCTACACCAAGGTGGTGCTGCACCCGTAG
- a CDS encoding FecCD family ABC transporter permease, translating to MLLMVLPATALVALCALSLAFGALSVPLDQVWDTLVGQAPSTRIENVVWSVRVPRTALGLAAGAALGLSGALMQALTRNPLADPGVLGVSAGAAFAIVFSVGVLGLGSVYGYIWFAFAGAMAASVLVYLLGGLGRSGTTPVKLALAGVAVTSLLFSLTSAIALTDPDALNRYRFWSAGSLANQNEEVLVRVLPFLAVGAVLALACAPALNSMALGDDVAASLGLRLGLTRIQGVLAVTLLTGGAVAVIGPVVFVGLVVPHIARVLAQYAGVGPDHRWLLPLSAALAPCLLLAADIVGRLLARPTEIQAGILVAFIGGPFFIAMVRRRRLAEL from the coding sequence ATGCTCCTCATGGTGCTGCCCGCCACCGCCCTTGTGGCCCTGTGCGCCCTGTCGTTGGCCTTCGGCGCGCTGAGCGTTCCCCTCGACCAGGTGTGGGACACGCTTGTCGGCCAGGCCCCCAGCACCCGGATCGAGAACGTGGTCTGGTCCGTCCGCGTACCGAGAACGGCGCTCGGCCTCGCCGCCGGAGCGGCTCTCGGCCTGTCGGGCGCGCTGATGCAGGCACTGACCAGAAACCCCCTCGCCGACCCCGGAGTTCTCGGCGTGAGCGCGGGAGCCGCGTTCGCCATCGTCTTCTCCGTCGGCGTTCTCGGACTGGGCTCGGTCTACGGCTACATCTGGTTCGCCTTCGCCGGGGCGATGGCCGCCAGCGTCCTGGTCTACCTCCTCGGCGGACTGGGCCGCTCGGGCACCACGCCCGTCAAACTCGCCCTCGCCGGCGTGGCCGTGACCTCGCTGCTCTTCTCACTGACCAGCGCGATCGCCCTGACCGACCCGGACGCACTCAACCGCTACCGCTTCTGGTCCGCGGGATCGCTGGCCAACCAGAACGAGGAAGTCCTCGTACGCGTCCTGCCGTTCCTCGCCGTCGGCGCCGTACTCGCCCTGGCCTGCGCCCCCGCACTCAACAGCATGGCGCTCGGCGACGACGTGGCCGCCTCGCTGGGGCTGAGGCTGGGCCTGACCCGGATCCAGGGCGTCCTCGCCGTCACACTCCTCACCGGCGGCGCCGTCGCCGTCATCGGGCCGGTGGTGTTCGTCGGCCTCGTCGTCCCGCACATCGCCCGCGTTCTGGCCCAGTACGCCGGTGTGGGCCCCGACCACCGCTGGCTCCTGCCCCTGTCGGCGGCGCTCGCGCCCTGTCTGCTGCTCGCCGCCGACATCGTGGGACGCCTTCTCGCGCGGCCGACGGAGATCCAGGCCGGCATTCTCGTCGCCTTCATCGGCGGCCCCTTCTTCATCGCCATGGTGCGCCGTCGACGACTCGCGGAGCTGTGA
- a CDS encoding methionyl-tRNA formyltransferase: MRVVMFGYQTWGHRTLQALLDSEHEVVLVVTHPKSEHAYEKIWDDSVADLAEKHGVPVLLRNRPGDDELLSALRDVEPDIIVANNWRTWLPPEIFDLPPHGTLNVHDSLLPTYAGFSPLIWALINGEPEVGVTAHRMDGELDMGDIVLQRSVSVGPEDTATDLFRKTVDLIGPIVHDALDHIAAGTAVWTPQDRSKSTFFHKRSVEDSRIDWSWPAEDLERFVRAQSDPYPNAFTHHRGQRLRVVSAAVSEGRYGGTPGRIFIREGDGIVIVAGADARTGRNHGLLLKRVRTEDGTELAATDYFRTMGGYLTDRP; the protein is encoded by the coding sequence ATGCGGGTCGTCATGTTCGGCTATCAGACCTGGGGCCACCGCACGCTGCAGGCTCTGCTGGACTCCGAACACGAAGTGGTCCTCGTCGTCACCCACCCCAAGAGCGAGCACGCCTACGAGAAGATCTGGGACGACTCCGTCGCGGACCTGGCCGAGAAGCACGGCGTGCCGGTCCTGCTGCGCAACCGCCCCGGGGACGACGAACTGCTCAGCGCTCTCAGGGACGTCGAGCCCGACATCATCGTGGCCAACAACTGGCGGACCTGGCTGCCACCGGAGATCTTCGACCTGCCGCCGCACGGCACGCTCAACGTCCACGACTCGCTGCTGCCCACGTACGCGGGCTTCTCGCCGCTGATCTGGGCGCTGATCAACGGCGAGCCGGAGGTGGGTGTCACGGCCCATCGCATGGACGGTGAGCTCGACATGGGCGACATCGTGCTCCAGCGTTCGGTGTCCGTCGGACCCGAGGACACCGCAACGGACCTGTTCCGCAAGACGGTTGACCTCATCGGACCGATCGTCCACGACGCGCTCGACCACATCGCCGCCGGCACGGCGGTGTGGACGCCGCAGGACCGCTCGAAGTCCACCTTCTTCCACAAGCGTTCCGTGGAGGACAGCAGGATCGATTGGAGCTGGCCGGCGGAGGATCTGGAGAGGTTCGTCCGCGCGCAGTCGGACCCCTACCCCAACGCCTTCACCCACCACCGTGGACAGCGGCTGCGCGTCGTCTCCGCGGCGGTGTCGGAAGGGCGCTACGGAGGCACCCCGGGGCGGATCTTCATACGCGAGGGGGACGGCATCGTCATCGTCGCCGGTGCGGACGCCCGTACCGGACGCAACCACGGCCTCCTGCTGAAGCGGGTGCGGACCGAGGACGGCACCGAACTCGCCGCCACCGACTACTTCCGCACGATGGGCGGCTATCTGACGGACCGTCCGTGA
- a CDS encoding ABC transporter ATP-binding protein translates to MDPAGPDLRAEGLRLAYESRVVVDGLDVVIPPGRVTAIVGANACGKSTLLRALARLLAPKAGSVHLDGRAVQSIPTRELAQRLGILPQSPVAPEGLTVIDLVGRGRSPHQTWWRQWSRSDEQAVHDALRATSMADLADRPVDELSGGQRQRAWIAMAVAQGTPVMLLDEPTTYLDLAHQIDVLDLVTDLNRHQNRTVVMVLHDLNQACRYADHVIAMKKGRIVAEGAPGDVITATTVEDVFGLRCQVAKDPVSGTPMIIPMGRHHEVADAVPPADVDVDADAHAVDEAGAGAGAVAVTGSAG, encoded by the coding sequence GTGGACCCCGCGGGCCCCGATCTGCGGGCCGAAGGCCTGCGGCTGGCGTACGAGAGCCGGGTCGTCGTCGACGGCCTCGATGTGGTGATACCGCCCGGCCGGGTCACGGCGATCGTCGGGGCGAACGCGTGCGGCAAGTCAACCCTGTTGCGCGCCCTGGCAAGGCTGCTGGCGCCGAAGGCCGGCTCCGTCCATCTCGACGGCCGCGCCGTGCAGTCCATCCCCACCCGGGAACTGGCCCAGCGGCTCGGCATTCTGCCGCAGTCACCGGTCGCGCCGGAGGGACTGACGGTCATCGACCTGGTGGGGCGGGGCCGTTCACCGCACCAGACCTGGTGGCGGCAGTGGAGCCGGTCGGACGAGCAGGCCGTCCACGACGCCCTGCGCGCCACGTCGATGGCGGATCTCGCCGACCGTCCCGTCGACGAACTCTCCGGCGGACAGCGGCAGCGCGCCTGGATCGCGATGGCGGTGGCGCAGGGGACGCCGGTGATGCTGCTCGACGAGCCGACGACGTACCTCGACCTCGCGCACCAGATCGATGTGCTGGACCTGGTCACCGACCTCAACCGGCATCAGAACCGCACGGTGGTCATGGTCCTCCACGACCTCAACCAGGCCTGCCGGTACGCCGATCACGTCATCGCCATGAAGAAGGGGCGGATCGTGGCCGAGGGTGCGCCGGGGGACGTCATCACCGCGACCACGGTCGAGGACGTCTTCGGATTGCGCTGTCAGGTGGCCAAGGACCCGGTCAGCGGCACCCCGATGATCATTCCCATGGGGCGCCACCACGAGGTCGCGGACGCGGTCCCTCCGGCCGATGTCGATGTCGATGCCGATGCCCACGCGGTCGATGAGGCCGGCGCCGGCGCCGGCGCGGTCGCCGTCACCGGATCCGCCGGCTGA
- a CDS encoding lysine N(6)-hydroxylase/L-ornithine N(5)-oxygenase family protein, with the protein MNTLQSGPGTIHDVLGIGFGPSNLALAIAIQEYNAQVSEEDRLEATFLEKQPRFGWHRGMLIDDATMQVSFLKDLVTMRDPTSDFSFLCYLRERERLVDFLNQKTLFPLRIEFHDYFEWAAARVSGLVEYATEVVSVKPVTEDGEVRWFEVTGRNPADPQRPIVRRAHNLVIATGMEPHLPPGTVLSDRVWHNSELMPRVAQLVGEGTPVRRAVVLGAGQSAAEAVDYLHRSFPAAEICSVFAKYGYTPADDSPFANRIFDPEAVDIYYQAPRDVKQALFDYHRGTNYSVVDMDLIEALSRTMYQEKVQGCERLRMLNVSRIREVETSDDRLDITVEYLPTGDRDVLTADLLVHATGYQPRGIGERFGDISKLCMRDEEDALLVGRDHRVATLPGVASDIYLQGGTEHTHGITSTLLSNTAVRAGEIRASLVARRMTRGRVANGIS; encoded by the coding sequence GTGAACACACTGCAGAGTGGGCCGGGCACCATCCACGACGTTCTGGGCATTGGGTTCGGTCCGTCGAATCTTGCTCTCGCGATAGCGATCCAGGAGTACAACGCACAAGTATCCGAAGAGGACAGGCTCGAGGCGACGTTCCTCGAGAAGCAGCCCCGCTTCGGCTGGCACCGGGGCATGCTCATCGACGACGCCACGATGCAGGTGTCGTTCCTCAAGGACCTGGTGACGATGCGTGACCCCACCAGCGACTTCAGCTTCCTGTGCTACCTGCGGGAGCGGGAACGGTTGGTCGACTTCCTCAACCAGAAGACGCTCTTCCCGCTCCGCATCGAGTTCCACGACTACTTCGAGTGGGCCGCTGCCCGCGTCTCCGGCCTGGTGGAGTACGCGACGGAGGTCGTCTCGGTGAAGCCCGTGACCGAGGACGGCGAGGTCCGCTGGTTCGAGGTCACCGGCCGCAACCCGGCGGACCCGCAGCGGCCGATCGTGCGCAGGGCGCACAATCTGGTCATCGCGACCGGCATGGAGCCTCACCTCCCGCCGGGGACTGTGCTGTCCGACCGCGTCTGGCACAACAGCGAGTTGATGCCGCGCGTGGCCCAACTCGTCGGCGAGGGAACCCCCGTACGCCGGGCCGTCGTCCTCGGTGCCGGACAGAGCGCCGCCGAGGCGGTCGACTATCTCCACCGCAGCTTCCCGGCCGCCGAGATCTGCTCCGTCTTCGCCAAGTACGGCTACACCCCGGCCGACGACAGCCCCTTCGCCAACCGGATCTTCGACCCCGAGGCGGTCGACATCTACTACCAGGCGCCGCGGGACGTGAAGCAGGCGCTCTTCGACTACCACCGCGGGACCAACTACTCCGTCGTGGACATGGATCTCATCGAGGCCCTGTCCAGAACGATGTACCAGGAGAAGGTCCAGGGCTGTGAGCGGCTGCGGATGCTCAACGTCTCCCGCATCCGGGAGGTCGAGACGAGCGACGACCGGCTCGACATCACGGTGGAGTACCTGCCGACCGGCGACCGGGACGTGCTCACGGCCGACTTGCTCGTCCACGCGACGGGCTATCAACCGCGCGGCATCGGCGAGCGGTTTGGGGACATCAGCAAGCTCTGCATGCGCGACGAGGAGGACGCCCTCCTGGTGGGCAGGGACCACCGGGTCGCCACACTGCCGGGCGTCGCCTCCGACATCTACCTCCAGGGCGGCACGGAGCACACGCACGGCATCACGTCGACGCTGCTGTCGAACACGGCGGTGCGCGCCGGAGAGATCCGCGCGTCACTCGTCGCCCGGCGCATGACGAGGGGACGGGTGGCGAACGGCATCAGCTGA
- a CDS encoding FecCD family ABC transporter permease has product MTDLLSRTPGRVTFRLGVPPVSGVLRPRLMWVSGLLAVATFLVFCLGMTIGDIPYSFMDVVRALLGTADPGTQLIVQELRLPRAVAGLLVGFAFGVSGALFQTMTLNPLASPDMIGITQGAGAAVVAGIVLGWDGGLSTQALGLIGALTAALLVYVLAWKRGTTGYRIVLVGIGIAWICTSATDYLMARGERFQAQAALGWLVGNLNGRGWDQVGPLAAAMAVLVPTALLLGRLMRTLQLGDDVARGLGTRVQPVRLAVLLAGVGLVAFGTAAAGPVAFVALAAPQIAQRLARTAWPPPVASGLTGALAVLVSDLIARKLISGTELPVGIVTGVLGAPVLLWLLVRANRAGSGG; this is encoded by the coding sequence ATGACCGATCTGCTGTCCCGCACCCCCGGCCGGGTCACCTTCCGGCTCGGCGTCCCGCCCGTCTCCGGAGTGCTGCGGCCGCGCCTGATGTGGGTGAGCGGCCTACTCGCCGTCGCCACCTTCCTGGTGTTCTGCCTGGGCATGACGATCGGGGACATCCCGTACTCGTTCATGGACGTCGTACGGGCCCTGCTCGGTACGGCGGATCCCGGCACCCAGCTCATCGTCCAGGAACTGCGGCTGCCACGCGCCGTGGCCGGTCTGCTCGTCGGGTTCGCCTTCGGTGTCTCCGGAGCGCTGTTCCAGACGATGACACTCAACCCCCTGGCCAGCCCGGACATGATCGGCATCACCCAGGGCGCGGGCGCCGCCGTGGTCGCCGGCATCGTGCTCGGCTGGGACGGAGGGCTGAGCACCCAGGCGCTCGGCCTGATCGGGGCGTTGACCGCGGCGCTGCTGGTGTACGTCCTCGCCTGGAAGCGCGGCACGACGGGCTACCGCATCGTTCTCGTCGGCATCGGCATCGCCTGGATCTGCACCAGTGCCACGGACTACCTGATGGCCCGCGGCGAGCGGTTCCAGGCGCAGGCCGCGCTCGGCTGGCTCGTCGGCAATCTCAACGGCCGCGGCTGGGACCAGGTCGGCCCGCTGGCCGCCGCCATGGCGGTTCTGGTCCCCACGGCGCTGCTGCTCGGCCGGCTGATGCGCACGCTCCAGCTCGGCGACGACGTCGCCCGAGGCCTCGGCACGCGTGTGCAGCCGGTCCGCTTGGCCGTCCTGCTCGCGGGAGTCGGACTGGTGGCGTTCGGCACCGCCGCGGCCGGCCCCGTCGCGTTCGTGGCGCTCGCCGCACCCCAGATCGCCCAGCGTCTGGCGCGTACTGCCTGGCCGCCACCGGTGGCCTCCGGGCTCACCGGAGCGCTGGCGGTGCTCGTTTCGGACCTGATCGCGCGGAAGCTGATCTCCGGAACGGAGCTTCCGGTCGGGATCGTCACGGGAGTGCTGGGCGCTCCCGTCCTGTTGTGGCTGCTCGTCCGTGCCAACCGCGCCGGCTCAGGAGGCTGA